Proteins found in one Zea mays cultivar B73 chromosome 1, Zm-B73-REFERENCE-NAM-5.0, whole genome shotgun sequence genomic segment:
- the LOC100283657 gene encoding Probable prolyl 4-hydroxylase 9: MKGGGVIRAAGGGAGGAGLLRTRLRLPVVLLSCSLFFLAGFFGSLLFTQDPEEADMPVPRERLLEAAWPEMPYGESGEAAPSLIPYQILSWQPRALYFPQFATSEQCENIVKTAKERLKPSTLALRKGETAESTKGIRTSSGTFLSANEDPTETLAEIEKKIARATMLPRNHGEPFNVLRYNIGQRYASHYDAFDPAQYGPQKNQRVASFLLYLTDVEEGGETMFPYENSENMDIGYDYEKCIGLKVKPRKGDGLLFYSLMVNGTIDRTSLHGSCPVIKGEKWVATKWIRDNIV; this comes from the exons ATGAAGGGAGGTGGCGTCATCAGGGCCGCCGGCGGAGGTGCCGGCGGTGCGGGTCTGTTGCGAACGCGACTGCGGCTTCCCgtggtgctcctctcctgctcccTCTTCTTCCTCGCCGGCTTCTTCGGCTCGCTCCTCTTCACCCAG GATCCGGAGGAGGCGGATATGCCGGTGCCGAGAGAGCGGCTGTTGGAGGCGGCGTGGCCGGAGATGCCTTACGGCGAGTCCGGCGAGGCTGCGCCGTCCTTGATCCCATACCAG ATTTTGAGCTGGCAGCCTCGTGCTTTGTACTTTCCACAATTTGCGACATCAGAACAGTGTGAAAATATAGTAAAAACGGCAAAGGAGAGACTTAAGCCATCAACATTAGCCCTGAGGAAAGGAGAAACCGCAGAGAGTACAAAAGGAATCAGGACAAG TTCGGGAACATTCCTTAGTGCTAATGAAGACCCAACTGAAACCCTTGCGGAAATCGAGAAGAAGATTGCAAGGGCTACCATGTTACCCAGAAATCATGGGGAG CCATTTAATGTCCTGCGGTATAATATTGGACAAAGGTATGCTTCACATTATGACGCATTTGACCCAGCTCAGTATGGTCCACAAAAAAATCAAAGG GTGGCATCTTTCTTGCTTTATCTCACGGATGTCGAAGAAGGGGGAGAAACTATGTTCCCATACGAG AACAGTGAGAATATGGATATAGGCTATGACTATGAGAAGTGCATTGGCCTAAAGGTAAAACCAAGGAAGGGTGACGGACTCTTGTTTTACTCCCTTATGGTAAATGGGACCATTGACCGG ACTTCACTTCATGGTAGCTGCCCCGTCATCAAAGGCGAGAAATGGGTCGCCACCAAATGGATCAGAGACAATATAGTGTAG
- the LOC542460 gene encoding CK2 protein kinase alpha 2, with amino-acid sequence MIGASPWNRLPSGIAKPAAAAAVVVAALASSFLALPRPRAAPPPAGSGPLMSKAKVYTDVNVLRPKEYWDYEALTVQWGEQDDYEVVRKVGRGKYSEVFEGINVNNYEKCIIKILKPVKKKKIKREIKILQNLCGGPNIVKLLDIVRDQHSKTPSLIFEFVNNTDFKVLYPTLTDYDIRYYIYELLKALDYCHSQGIMHRDVKPHNVMIDHELRKLRLIDWGLAEFYHPGKEYNVRVASRYFKGPELLVDLQDYDYSLDMWSLGCMFAGMIFRKEPFFYGHDNHDQLVKIAKVLGTDGLNAYLNKYHIELDPQLEALVGRHSRKPWSKFMNADNQHLVSPEAIDFLDKLLRYDHQDRLTAREAMAHPYFLQVRAVENSRTRPQ; translated from the exons ATGATCGGTGCGTCCCCTTGGAACCGCCTGCCTTCTGGCATCGCCAAGCCCGCTGCCGCGGCTGCCGTCGTCGTAGCGGCGCTCGCGTCCTCCTTCCTCGCCCTCCCGCGTCCTCGCGCCGCCCCGCCCCCAGCGGGATCCGGGCCCCTCATGTCGAAGGCAAAGGTCTACACCGACGTCAACGTTCTGCGTCCCAAGGAGTACTGGGACTACGAGGCGCTCACCGTCCAATGGGG TGAGCAGGATGACTATGAAGTTGTCAGAAAAGTTGGAAGAGGTAAATATAGTGAGGTCTTTGAAGGCATCAATGTTAACAATTATGAGAAATGCATCATTAAGATCCTTAAGCCtgtcaagaaaaagaag ATCAAAAGGGAGATCAAAATACTTCAGAATCTCTGTGGAGGTCCAAACATTGTGAAGTTGCTTGATATTGTCAGAGATCAGCATTCAAAGACTCCCAGTTTGATATTTGAATTCGTCAACAACACAGACTTCAAAGTCTTGTACCCCACATTGACGGATTATGACATCCGCTACTACATATATGAGCTACTCAAG GCTCTAGATTACTGCCATTCTCAAGGCATCATGCATCGAGATGTCAAGCCCCATAATGTCATGATAGATCACGAGCTTCGCAAACTTCGGTTGATAGACTGGGGCTTAGCTGAGTTTTACCATCCAGGCAAGGAATATAATGTCCGCGTTGCATCGAG GTATTTCAAGGGACCTGAACTCCTTGTTGATTTACAAGACTATGATTATTCTTTGGACATGTGGAGTCTTGGTTGCATGTTTGCTGGAATG ATATTTCGCAAGGAACCATTCTTTTATGGCCATGACAACCATGACCAACTTGTGAAGATTGCAAAG GTCCTTGGAACAGATGGGTTGAATGCTTATTTGAACAAGTATCACATTGAGCTGGACCCTCAACTTGAAGCTCTTGTTGGAAG GCATAGTAGAAAACCCTGGTCAAAGTTCATGAATGCTGATAACCAACATCTAGTATCACCTGAG GCCATAGATTTTCTCGATAAGCTCCTGCGCTATGATCACCAAGATAGGCTCACTGCACGTGAAGCTATG GCACATCCCTACTTCCTCCAAGTCAGAGCTGTGGAGAACAGTAGAACGAGACCACAATAA